Proteins co-encoded in one Candidatus Manganitrophaceae bacterium genomic window:
- a CDS encoding fibronectin type III domain-containing protein, which produces MRRGKQHHGELSSPIFLLDLSRALAGTGLIILFVLFCALPPLRAEEARLSWDPSPTAAVRGYRVYHGTVSGNYFESIKIEDKTDYTFSGIAPGVHYFSVTAYDRFGESDFSDEVSKTILGAVSPVADGSGGTDEGGAAPAASEGGGGGCSLRFPLQEGGNLLDRADLLLIVFASVFLVLKRRLRGGRPHSADRSVRVRSADR; this is translated from the coding sequence ATGCGAAGGGGAAAGCAGCATCACGGAGAGCTCTCCTCCCCGATCTTTTTACTCGATCTCTCCAGGGCCCTGGCCGGGACCGGTTTAATCATCCTTTTTGTCCTTTTTTGCGCTCTCCCGCCGCTCCGTGCGGAAGAGGCGCGGCTCTCTTGGGATCCGAGTCCCACGGCGGCTGTGAGGGGCTATCGGGTCTATCATGGGACCGTCTCCGGGAACTATTTTGAGTCGATTAAAATTGAAGATAAAACCGATTATACCTTCTCCGGAATCGCCCCCGGCGTCCACTACTTTTCGGTCACGGCCTACGACCGCTTCGGTGAAAGTGATTTCTCGGACGAAGTTTCTAAAACGATCCTCGGCGCTGTTTCGCCGGTCGCGGATGGATCGGGAGGGACTGATGAAGGGGGCGCGGCGCCCGCCGCGTCGGAAGGAGGGGGAGGGGGCTGTAGCCTCCGCTTCCCACTTCAGGAGGGGGGAAATCTTCTGGATCGGGCCGATCTGTTGCTGATTGTTTTTGCATCCGTTTTCCTTGTGCTAAAGCGGCGCTTACGCGGCGGCCGTCCCCATTCGGCAGACCGCTCTGTGCGAGTTAGATCTGCCGACCGGTGA
- a CDS encoding class I SAM-dependent methyltransferase → MGKNFVDEINQKTMRMSVADYALLKTLSSPEQAALNVCIDDVKGKPILDLGVGGGRTVEALNAISADYVGIDYVEEMVAVCRKRFPEVRFKHADARSLTEFQDRSFALVFFACNGVSMVDHIGRLAILKEIYRLLTPGGFFIFSTYNRKNLRYRELFQFPAFSFTNNPVKLAARSARFLMDTAARAINRIRFKSYEEQKPEYAMINDVCHNYATMLYYISPNDQRRQLETIGFLPHATAFDLTGDRVTRETQDDSLTYIARKPF, encoded by the coding sequence ATGGGAAAGAACTTCGTTGACGAGATAAACCAAAAAACGATGCGCATGTCGGTCGCTGATTATGCGCTTCTTAAGACGCTCTCTTCTCCCGAGCAGGCCGCCCTCAATGTCTGTATCGACGATGTGAAGGGCAAACCGATTCTCGATCTCGGCGTCGGAGGCGGGCGCACCGTCGAAGCACTCAATGCAATCAGCGCCGACTATGTCGGCATTGACTATGTTGAAGAGATGGTCGCCGTTTGTCGTAAACGATTTCCAGAGGTCCGCTTCAAACATGCGGATGCACGTTCATTGACCGAATTTCAGGATCGCTCCTTTGCCCTGGTTTTTTTTGCTTGTAACGGGGTCAGCATGGTCGATCACATCGGCCGATTGGCCATCTTAAAAGAGATCTATCGTCTCTTAACGCCAGGTGGCTTCTTTATTTTCTCGACCTATAACAGGAAGAATCTGCGCTACAGAGAGTTATTCCAGTTTCCAGCGTTTTCGTTTACAAACAATCCTGTTAAATTGGCGGCAAGATCGGCCCGGTTTTTAATGGATACCGCCGCGCGCGCGATCAATCGGATTCGATTTAAGTCTTATGAAGAACAAAAACCGGAATATGCCATGATCAATGACGTATGCCATAACTATGCAACGATGCTCTATTACATTTCACCCAACGACCAACGAAGACAACTTGAAACAATCGGATTTCTGCCTCATGCCACCGCTTTTGATTTAACCGGAGATCGGGTCACGCGCGAGACGCAAGATGATTCGCTCACCTATATCGCACGCAAGCCATTTTGA
- a CDS encoding CHRD domain-containing protein: MKKYLFTLFAGAALILLQARTALSIDDLSGLLVPPPGSGPVSLVARLSGFSEVPALSSPGTGRFTATVSADRTTIRYTLTYSGTESDVFMAHIHFGQIFANGGISIWFCGNPSSPVPPPAGVSVSPCPLSGTLQGTITAADVIGPAGQGISATQFDELVRALLRGLTYVNVHSLKYIPGEIRGQIVVQRFGLLN; this comes from the coding sequence ATGAAAAAATATCTATTCACCCTCTTCGCGGGTGCAGCGCTGATCCTGCTCCAGGCGAGGACCGCCTTGTCCATCGACGACCTCAGTGGCCTACTGGTCCCCCCTCCCGGCTCCGGGCCGGTCAGTCTGGTGGCCCGGCTCTCCGGCTTCTCCGAGGTCCCGGCCCTCTCATCGCCGGGGACCGGCCGATTTACGGCGACGGTCAGCGCCGATCGGACCACCATTCGCTATACCCTCACCTACAGCGGGACGGAATCGGATGTCTTTATGGCCCACATTCATTTCGGGCAGATTTTTGCGAATGGAGGGATTTCGATCTGGTTCTGCGGAAATCCGAGCAGCCCCGTTCCGCCGCCGGCAGGTGTTTCCGTTTCCCCCTGTCCGCTCAGTGGAACCCTCCAGGGGACGATCACCGCGGCCGACGTCATCGGTCCCGCGGGCCAGGGAATCTCAGCGACCCAGTTTGACGAGCTCGTCCGCGCCCTGCTGCGGGGGCTCACCTATGTGAATGTCCACTCCCTCAAATATATTCCCGGGGAGATTCGGGGACAGATCGTGGTTCAACGGTTCGGCTTGCTGAATTAG
- a CDS encoding TlpA family protein disulfide reductase, with amino-acid sequence MQNMQNKQMKNDQQKKGGASAPPHFSPRGIALFATLLLFGGILTGMGSKPPQIGGPASDFQAITTEGQSVRLSDYRGKVLLLTFWATWCEPCKKELPEIEAAYEKHKREGLAVLAVNFGEKREEAETFAKKMGFPFPTLVDRKVAIAERYGVISLPVSFFIDADGIIRERVIGGLMTEAGIGKSFEQIRKP; translated from the coding sequence ATGCAAAATATGCAAAATAAGCAGATGAAGAATGATCAACAAAAAAAGGGAGGGGCTTCGGCTCCTCCCCATTTCTCTCCCAGAGGAATCGCCCTCTTTGCGACCCTGCTCCTCTTTGGAGGAATCCTCACCGGAATGGGAAGCAAGCCGCCGCAAATCGGCGGGCCGGCGTCGGATTTCCAGGCCATCACGACCGAAGGCCAATCGGTCCGCCTCTCCGACTATCGGGGGAAGGTTCTTCTCCTCACCTTCTGGGCCACCTGGTGCGAGCCGTGCAAGAAGGAACTCCCCGAGATCGAAGCGGCATATGAAAAACACAAAAGAGAGGGGCTCGCGGTTCTGGCGGTCAATTTTGGAGAAAAGAGGGAAGAGGCGGAGACCTTCGCAAAAAAGATGGGCTTTCCCTTTCCGACCCTCGTCGATCGGAAGGTGGCAATTGCCGAACGGTACGGCGTGATCAGTCTGCCGGTCAGTTTCTTTATCGACGCGGACGGGATTATTCGAGAGCGGGTGATCGGCGGGCTCATGACCGAAGCCGGGATCGGCAAAAGCTTCGAACAGATTCGGAAACCGTAA
- a CDS encoding YncE family protein: protein MTSRNNLLKSSIVLSLFVLAALAGCSGQSGPPAGLSKTGAPPGVEARIFVGNTNGKVSVIEQGSDGNPIAETIDLFSSVGDMASSTRNHIFVNMGSTNQTAALDPVGATAVFKKFIAVGQRPVHIYRESPDGTRIWVLNDADPSTGIDTVTSACNTAQAGSVSVIQNHDEGGDETGNAGEVLKTICIGKGHHKAAFSYPTSAAPTVPLRAFVSSIKEGTISVIDNDPASPTYLTVIGTIDLCDSAGEAAQGKPACDSNPATSNNAGPHGMFFSPVSGKLYNNNESYGTENVIDPATLAIEATVNIGPASATHITPDARFIVVRGTDTQSDPARITGNLAVINVADNSVTITNLPDVSPGDLAFTSDGAKLYVASAASGNTAQKASQKSNVVQVFDTTALPTLTLIKEIGIGSTTAGRVIGLQEHDGTAEHLFATNRTDGTVSVIDAKTDTAINTVQVGGTPTSLLVFSMEGDLSH from the coding sequence ATGACGTCGAGAAATAATTTATTAAAATCCTCAATCGTCCTTTCCCTCTTTGTCCTGGCGGCACTCGCCGGCTGCAGCGGCCAATCGGGCCCCCCGGCCGGCCTCTCCAAAACCGGCGCCCCTCCGGGGGTGGAAGCCCGGATCTTCGTCGGGAATACGAACGGAAAGGTGTCGGTCATCGAGCAGGGGAGCGACGGAAATCCAATCGCCGAGACGATCGATCTCTTCTCCAGCGTCGGCGACATGGCGAGCTCAACGCGGAACCACATTTTCGTCAACATGGGAAGCACCAACCAGACCGCCGCACTCGACCCGGTCGGGGCGACGGCCGTCTTCAAAAAATTTATCGCCGTCGGACAACGGCCGGTTCATATCTACCGGGAGTCTCCCGATGGAACCCGGATCTGGGTATTGAACGATGCAGACCCGAGCACCGGGATCGATACCGTCACCTCCGCCTGCAACACGGCCCAAGCCGGATCGGTCTCCGTCATTCAGAACCATGACGAAGGGGGAGATGAAACGGGCAATGCCGGAGAGGTCCTCAAAACAATCTGTATTGGAAAGGGACATCATAAGGCGGCCTTCAGTTACCCGACCTCGGCCGCACCGACCGTTCCCCTCCGCGCGTTCGTCAGCAGCATCAAAGAGGGGACGATTTCAGTGATCGACAACGATCCGGCCTCACCGACCTATCTCACCGTGATAGGGACGATCGACCTCTGCGATTCGGCGGGAGAGGCGGCCCAAGGCAAACCGGCCTGCGACAGCAACCCGGCCACCTCCAACAACGCCGGGCCGCATGGGATGTTCTTCTCCCCGGTCAGCGGAAAGCTCTACAACAACAACGAGTCGTACGGCACGGAGAACGTCATCGACCCGGCCACCCTCGCGATCGAGGCAACCGTGAACATCGGCCCGGCCAGCGCGACCCACATCACCCCGGATGCCCGGTTCATTGTCGTTCGAGGGACCGATACACAATCCGATCCAGCCCGCATCACCGGAAACCTGGCGGTCATCAACGTCGCCGACAACAGCGTTACGATCACGAACCTTCCCGACGTCTCCCCCGGCGACCTTGCTTTTACATCGGATGGAGCGAAGCTTTATGTCGCTTCCGCCGCTTCCGGAAACACCGCTCAGAAGGCAAGTCAGAAGAGCAATGTCGTTCAGGTCTTTGATACCACGGCACTCCCGACGCTGACCCTGATAAAAGAAATCGGGATCGGGTCGACGACCGCCGGGAGGGTGATCGGACTGCAGGAGCACGACGGAACGGCGGAACATCTTTTCGCCACGAACCGGACCGACGGAACGGTGTCGGTGATCGATGCAAAGACCGATACGGCGATCAATACCGTCCAAGTCGGCGGAACGCCGACCAGCCTTCTGGTTTTTTCGATGGAAGGGGATCTTTCGCATTAA
- the hemG gene encoding protoporphyrinogen oxidase: protein MDQASKKVVIIGGGITGLATAYFLQEKIKEAGLSIDCTLIEVEPRFGGKVVTERVDGFVMEGGPDSFITQKPGALDLCNRLGLTDRLIQTNPTEKAIFILSNGKLCPMPEGFNLMVPGRVMPFLWSPLVSPFGKARMGLDLMIPRRGGAGDESIASFVRRRLGQEAVDRFAEPILAGIYAGDAEKLSLRATFPQFAQMERDHGSLVWAMWMRRWEAAKKLPRKSDWSLFVSLREGLSSLIDAVRSKLDRVTLLSGRKVIGVRPHPNPPNPIDGRYEISLDGEQLLADAVVITTKTHTAADWIDGWDAALAKRLRENEYVSTATVSLGFRKADVRHPLNGFGVVIPRREKRKIMAMTWTSTKFPGRAPEGHILIRSFVGGAHQEGFVHLDDAALISTVREELRTILKIDAAPVVSRVFRWIKANPQYNVGHLDWVDAVEKETAKHPGFFLAGAAYRGVGLPDCIHQGRETAEKISRLLSSK from the coding sequence ATGGATCAGGCTTCTAAAAAAGTCGTCATCATCGGCGGTGGGATCACCGGGCTTGCGACCGCCTATTTTCTCCAGGAGAAAATCAAGGAGGCGGGGCTCTCGATCGACTGCACATTAATCGAAGTCGAACCCCGTTTCGGCGGGAAGGTGGTGACGGAACGGGTCGATGGATTTGTCATGGAAGGGGGGCCCGATTCGTTCATCACGCAAAAGCCGGGGGCCCTCGATCTCTGTAATCGGTTGGGGCTGACCGATCGGCTGATTCAGACGAATCCAACCGAGAAGGCGATTTTCATTCTTTCGAACGGTAAGCTCTGCCCGATGCCGGAGGGGTTCAACCTGATGGTGCCGGGGCGGGTGATGCCGTTTCTCTGGTCGCCGCTGGTGTCGCCGTTCGGCAAGGCGCGCATGGGGCTCGATCTGATGATTCCGCGGAGGGGGGGCGCCGGGGATGAAAGCATCGCTTCGTTCGTCCGGCGGCGGCTCGGCCAAGAGGCCGTCGACCGATTCGCCGAGCCGATCCTCGCCGGGATCTATGCGGGGGATGCCGAGAAGCTGAGCCTGAGGGCGACCTTCCCCCAGTTCGCTCAGATGGAGCGGGACCATGGCAGCTTGGTCTGGGCGATGTGGATGCGGCGGTGGGAGGCGGCGAAGAAGCTGCCGAGAAAGAGTGACTGGAGCCTCTTCGTTTCCCTTCGCGAGGGGCTCTCCAGCCTGATCGACGCGGTCCGGTCGAAACTCGATCGGGTGACGTTGCTCTCTGGTCGAAAGGTCATCGGCGTCCGCCCGCATCCCAATCCACCCAACCCAATAGACGGCCGGTATGAGATCTCCCTCGACGGCGAGCAGCTCCTGGCTGATGCGGTGGTCATCACGACGAAAACACACACGGCGGCCGATTGGATCGACGGATGGGACGCGGCGCTGGCGAAGCGGCTTCGGGAGAATGAATATGTCTCAACGGCGACCGTCTCGCTGGGGTTTCGAAAGGCCGACGTCCGGCATCCGCTCAATGGCTTCGGGGTGGTCATCCCACGGCGGGAGAAGCGAAAGATCATGGCGATGACCTGGACCTCCACCAAGTTCCCCGGCCGCGCGCCGGAAGGGCATATCTTGATCCGGTCATTTGTCGGGGGAGCGCATCAAGAGGGGTTCGTTCATCTCGACGACGCCGCGCTGATCTCCACCGTCCGAGAGGAACTCCGGACGATTTTAAAGATCGACGCCGCGCCGGTCGTGTCCCGCGTCTTCCGCTGGATCAAAGCGAACCCGCAATACAACGTCGGCCATCTCGATTGGGTCGATGCGGTCGAAAAGGAGACGGCAAAGCATCCGGGGTTCTTCCTCGCCGGCGCGGCCTACCGGGGGGTCGGCCTCCCCGACTGCATCCACCAGGGGAGGGAGACGGCGGAGAAGATCAGCCGGCTTCTCTCGTCCAAATAG
- a CDS encoding transporter encodes MRRIFICSAFLALLITLIPSPGAKPALASCGSANCFLVTGTQEGIAEPGGITMDLSYRWIPQDQVHKGSHSSDVASVPAIDFENGLILPNHHQEIRTNNELMQLDVTVGVTTKSALTLAVPFFNDRRHEHIDDGTFSNTGGTSGFGDIRLLGKYALLVSTRHLLVGGVGIKFPTGEYKLLDPEGAIGEPTLMPGSGSWDGLASLYYSYQILPHELDGFVSTSYQYTTENPLDYQLGSTWIVNAGASYRLTEKIVTSLQVNARQAPHDDYKGQTVSNTGGRWIYITPGARVQASPNTALYAHVQLPIYQYVNEANLVPRYGLIFGVSHVF; translated from the coding sequence ATGCGTCGGATATTTATCTGTAGTGCGTTCCTTGCGCTTCTCATCACCCTGATCCCCTCGCCGGGGGCGAAGCCCGCCCTGGCGAGCTGCGGATCGGCCAATTGTTTTCTCGTGACCGGCACCCAAGAGGGCATCGCGGAGCCGGGCGGCATCACGATGGACTTATCGTATCGCTGGATCCCTCAAGACCAGGTTCACAAAGGAAGCCATTCGTCCGATGTCGCCAGTGTGCCGGCGATCGATTTTGAGAACGGCCTGATCCTTCCGAATCATCACCAGGAGATCCGGACCAACAACGAGCTGATGCAGCTCGATGTCACCGTGGGGGTCACGACAAAATCGGCCCTCACCCTGGCGGTCCCCTTCTTCAACGACCGCCGCCATGAGCACATCGACGACGGCACCTTCAGCAATACCGGCGGGACGAGCGGGTTCGGAGATATCCGGCTGCTCGGGAAATATGCGCTTCTGGTCAGCACCCGCCATCTGCTCGTCGGCGGCGTCGGGATCAAATTCCCGACCGGCGAATACAAGCTGCTCGACCCGGAAGGGGCGATCGGCGAGCCGACGCTGATGCCGGGATCGGGCTCCTGGGATGGGCTGGCGTCGCTCTATTACAGCTATCAGATCCTTCCCCACGAGCTCGATGGATTCGTCTCGACCTCTTATCAATACACGACCGAGAATCCGCTCGACTATCAGCTCGGCAGCACCTGGATCGTCAATGCCGGGGCGAGCTATCGATTGACCGAGAAAATTGTGACCAGCCTTCAGGTAAACGCGCGCCAGGCGCCGCACGATGACTATAAAGGCCAGACCGTCTCAAACACCGGGGGACGGTGGATCTACATCACGCCGGGGGCTCGGGTACAGGCCTCGCCGAACACCGCCCTGTATGCCCACGTGCAATTGCCGATCTATCAATATGTCAACGAGGCGAACCTGGTGCCGCGGTATGGCTTGATCTTCGGGGTGTCGCATGTATTTTAA